From the Brachyhypopomus gauderio isolate BG-103 chromosome 5, BGAUD_0.2, whole genome shotgun sequence genome, one window contains:
- the LOC143514083 gene encoding ras-related protein Rab-19 isoform X2 has product MRPTLSTAIATPGQNRRIILIGDTDVGKTCVVQRFKTGMFSEKQQNTIGVDFTVRTLNIEGKRVKMQVWDTAGQERFRTITQSYYRSAHGAMIAYDITRKATFDSVPQWIHEVEKYGATNVLLALIGNKCDLESERQVQFEEACSLAKEKEILVAMETSAKEAHNVDKAFELMAQELLAQNGLTVREDEHQNPRLLLRSNSRPVNSPTLAPEKKPCEC; this is encoded by the exons ATGAGACCTACACTCTCAACTGCTATTGCAACACCAGGGCAGAACAGAAGA ATTATTCTGATTGGAGACACTGATGTTGGCAAAACCTGTGTGGTTCAGCGCTTTAAGACTGGAATGTTCTCAGAAAAGCAACAGAACACTATTGGAGTGGATTTCACTGTTCGGACTCTTAATATTGAGGGCAAAAGAGTAAAG ATGCAAGTGTGGGACACAGCCGGGCAGGAGCGGTTCCGCACCATCACCCAGAGCTACTACCGCAGTGCTCACGGAGCCATGATCGCTTACGACATCACCCGCAAGGCCACCTTCGACTCCGTGCCGCAATGGATCCACGAGGTGGAGAAGTACGGTGCCACCAACGTGCTCCTCGCCCTAATAG GTAACAAATGTGACCTGGAGTCCGAGAGGCAGGTTCAGTTTGAGGAGGCGTGTTCACTAGCCAAGGAAAAAGAAATTCTGGTAGCGATGGAGACGTCCGCGAAGGAAGCCCACAACGTGGACAAGGCTTTTGAGCTGATGGCACAAGAGCTGCTGGCTCAGAACGGACTGACCGTGAGGGAGGACGAGCAtcagaacccacgcctcctaCTGAGGTCCAACTCCAGGCCCGTGAACAGCCCCACACTCGCGCCTGAGAAAAAGCCCTGCGAGTGCTGA
- the LOC143514083 gene encoding ras-related protein Rab-19 isoform X1, with protein sequence MQPVELEQDDYFDFLFKIILIGDTDVGKTCVVQRFKTGMFSEKQQNTIGVDFTVRTLNIEGKRVKMQVWDTAGQERFRTITQSYYRSAHGAMIAYDITRKATFDSVPQWIHEVEKYGATNVLLALIGNKCDLESERQVQFEEACSLAKEKEILVAMETSAKEAHNVDKAFELMAQELLAQNGLTVREDEHQNPRLLLRSNSRPVNSPTLAPEKKPCEC encoded by the exons ATGCAGCCTGTTGAATTAGAACAGGATGACTACTTTGATTTCTTGTTCAAGATTATTCTGATTGGAGACACTGATGTTGGCAAAACCTGTGTGGTTCAGCGCTTTAAGACTGGAATGTTCTCAGAAAAGCAACAGAACACTATTGGAGTGGATTTCACTGTTCGGACTCTTAATATTGAGGGCAAAAGAGTAAAG ATGCAAGTGTGGGACACAGCCGGGCAGGAGCGGTTCCGCACCATCACCCAGAGCTACTACCGCAGTGCTCACGGAGCCATGATCGCTTACGACATCACCCGCAAGGCCACCTTCGACTCCGTGCCGCAATGGATCCACGAGGTGGAGAAGTACGGTGCCACCAACGTGCTCCTCGCCCTAATAG GTAACAAATGTGACCTGGAGTCCGAGAGGCAGGTTCAGTTTGAGGAGGCGTGTTCACTAGCCAAGGAAAAAGAAATTCTGGTAGCGATGGAGACGTCCGCGAAGGAAGCCCACAACGTGGACAAGGCTTTTGAGCTGATGGCACAAGAGCTGCTGGCTCAGAACGGACTGACCGTGAGGGAGGACGAGCAtcagaacccacgcctcctaCTGAGGTCCAACTCCAGGCCCGTGAACAGCCCCACACTCGCGCCTGAGAAAAAGCCCTGCGAGTGCTGA
- the terfa gene encoding telomeric repeat binding factor a: protein MALARKGSAKHLGDEHMFNRWVFDLYVGQALDAFRNGDYDSFVQFRNVIEALVDRPIDGHREVTLKLRFMQFLSRINDGDKLYSTFQEPLTPLESALTILEYICIEVSVPQKDMEKIKTSIKEMLITVCINNNQSDQAKEMLHKHFPKENDSTGKKKLFVSLLEQSCCSQGQASSGPPLRSYTDFKQEMMYFIDRTCRFPEPFLVKMVRLSKQGRCIDEGTVQKPHPARTSEGQSSVQDGGIRDPGPSRTQTAAELACPLNSGQDMPAINRPVVSSRFLLTVEMSHLEDVYPSLAAQQALSVPFSQLVEDVEREAQRFSEEVPDPEVPDPEDLFLWLSETPVERPLDTSADEGTTPVADAETFARSAEQAVGGPSPADPQTPQKRGGERPEPERRTPVYVAETDDGSLEAGPSHAGSILGEVNAATPESKRTRPPAVSSVESNRNPGKAASAVTVAQLVTEEDSQLSELEDGTRDRVGSNREDPLSSLPTCSTPPVRKYRRNSRKSLPTEPEPASPQQPSEPQTCSTPSSSANPSTSTLPSRVGSPSTSTLPSRVGSPSTSTLPSRVGSPSTSTLPSRVGSPSTSTLPSRVGSPSTSTPDCTPSKKRHHMESGGGSGDSVTIDSPPPSKQPASTHKRKNWLDVSGVQEEWSDEESIFAVSSRSTRVQGLSSSDGQTRRKRWTEEESDWVKQGVARYGEGRWEKIRSAFPFKGRTAVNIKDRWRTMKKLNNKL from the exons ATGGCGTTGGCTAGGAAGGGTAGCGCAAAACATTTGGGCGACGAGCACATGTTTAATAGGTGGGTTTTCGACTTGTACGTCGGCCAAGCTTTAGACGCCTTCCGAAACGGAGATTACGACAGCTTCGTTCAGTTCAGGAACGTTATTGAAG CGCTGGTGGACAGGCCCATTGATGGACACAGAGAAGTGACATTAAAACTTCGTTTCATGCAGTTTCTGTCCCGGATAAACGATGGTGACAAACTCT ACAGTACGTTTCAGGAGCCTTTAACACCCCTAGAATCGGCTCTAACCATACTAGAATATATATGTATAGAGGTCAGTGTGCCTCAAAAAGACATGGAGAAAATAAAGACTTCCATCAAAGAAATG CTTATTACTGTTTGCATCAATAATAATCAGAGTGACCAGGCCAAAGAGATGCTACATAAGCACTTTCCAAAAGAAAACGATTCAACGGGCAAG aaaaagctgtttgtgAGTCTCCTTGAGCAGAGCTGCTGCAGCCAGGGCCAGGCGAGCTCAGGGCCTCCACTGAGATCATACACCGACTTCAAACAGGAGATGATGTACTTTATCGACAGAACCTGCCGTTTTCCAGAGCCTTTCCTAGTCAAG ATGGTGAGGCTCTCAAAACAAGGGCGGTGTATTGACGAAGGGACTGTCCAAAAGCCTCATCCCGCCAGGACTTCAGAAGGGCAGTCATCTGTGCAGGATGGGGGCATACGAGACCCTGGACCGTCCAGGACACAGACAGCCGCAGAACTTGCATGTCCTTTGAACTCGGGACAGGACATGCCAGCCATAAATCG GCCCGTGGTCTCCTCCAGGTTTCTTCTCACTGTGGAGATGAGTCATCTGGAGGACGTCTACCCGTCTCTGGCAGCGCAGCAAGCCCTGTCCGTCCCCTTCTCTCAGCTGGTGGAGGACGTGGAGAGGGAGGCGCAGCGTTTCAGCGAGGAGGTGCCCGACCCAGAGGTGCCCGACCCGGAGGACCTTTTCCTCTGGCTCTCGGAGACCCCTGTGGAGCGGCCGTTAGACACGAGCGCGGACGAGGGAACGACGCCCGTCGCAGACGCGGAGACCTTCGCGAGAAGTGCTGAGCAGGCCGTCGGGGGACCGTCCCCCGCCGACCCACAGACCCCGCAAAAACGCGGCGGCGAGCGACCCGAGCCGGAGCGGAGAACCCCGGTATACGTCGCTGAGACGGACGACGGTTCTCTGGAGGCAGGTCCATCTCACGCCGGCTCCATTTTGGGGGAGGTGAATGCTGCCACCCCAGAAAGCAAACGCACCCGTCCACCTGCTGTGTCCTCGGTGGAGAGCAACAGAAATCCAGGCAAGGCGGCGTCTGCCGTCACGGTGGCACAGCTGGTGACGGAGGAGGACAGCCAGCTAAGTGAACTGGAAGACGGCACCAGGGATCGGGTGGGATCCAACAGGGAGGATCCACTAAGCTCTCTGCCCACCTGCTCCACACCACCTGTCAGGAAATACCGAAGGAACAGCAG GAAGAGCCTTCCCACTGAGCCAGAGCCTGCATCCCCCCAGCAGCCCAGCGAACCCCagacctgctccacccccagCAGCTCAGCCAaccccagcacctccacccttcccaGCAGGGTGGGCTctcccagcacctccacccttcccaGCAGGGTGGGCTctcccagcacctccacccttcccaGCAGGGTGGGCTctcccagcacctccacccttcccaGCAGGGTGGGCTctcccagcacctccacccttcccaGCAGGGTGGGCTctcccagcacctccacccccgACTGCACACCGAGCAAGAAGAG GCATCACATGGAGAGCGGAGGTGGAAGTGGAGACAGCGTGACGATAgactctcctccacccagcaAACAACCCGCCTCCACCCATAAACG GAAGAACTGGCTAGATGTGTCCGGGGTTCAAGAAGAGTGGAGTGATGAGGAGTCCATTTTTGCAGTCTCTTCTAGATCTACCCGGG TTCAAGGATTGTCGAGCAGTGATGGCCAAACCAGAAGGAAG AGGTGGACCGAGGAAGAGTCCGACTGGGTGAAGCAAGGAGTGGCTCGTTATGGAGAAGGCAGATGGGAGAAGATCAGGAGCGCCTTCCCCTTCAAAGGCCGCACGGCGGTGAACATCAAAGACCGCTGGCGCACCATGAAAAAACTAAACAACAAATTGTAA
- the ckap4 gene encoding cytoskeleton-associated protein 4 — protein MPTKNRNKNTNSNESKTLSNHQDDVAKKSPKVSKADNTTGSSSRSGPGRFSKFLSALYYLGLIAGAGLASFYVQHALKEVKQISLRNEESIQKSAEVLPKVDRALQQVNAMSSSVGRLEAVVVRGQADLEDTNRAVRKGEVETRRVEEVLQKLQNEILRDLSEGIREVKEARENDFSSLERTLEERLAELSRSIGESVAEFAEAQGETQAQLGELRAKMEEHSEPGLLKHELVSITTAVADLHTASEVAEGNMGVLREQITSVGTELQTRNKEVASLAEEIEEVRTLVQSTAQQLRQEVSAAQVSVQAMSDRVQSLQDGQVQASESLESLQVELRGELSKAEKRGDDFEVRIKAVEDDASDQVSSTAEQASRLEALLSKHDSHESALAAHGQAAEKEKQALTEELEALRRSLVELQASVAALEDTNGRLEAIEQRLVIPEAENTAGEKNAVENEETIQEEEAEEELPTEEAVEDEVVIEEETAEVEDLEGEERQ, from the exons ATGCCTACGAAAAACAGGAATAAGAATACGAACTCCAACGAGTCCAAAACCCTTTCAAACCATCAAGATGACGTGGCGAAGAAGAGCCCCAAAGTCAGCAAAGCGGACAACACGACCGGTTCCAGCTCCAGGTCCGGACCAGGGAGGTTTTCTAAGTTTCTGTCCGCATTGTATTATTTAGGTTTAATCGCTGGAGCGGGTTTGGCATCGTTTTATGTCCAACATGCGCTAAAAGAGGTCAAACAAATCAGTTTACGAAATGAAGAATCGATACAGAAGAGCGCCGAAGTTCTCCCGAAAGTGGACCGGGCACTTCAGCAG GTGAACGCTATGAGCTCTTCCGTTGGGAGACTGGAGGCCGTGGTGGTCCGTGGCCAGGCTGACCTGGAAGACACCAACCGGGCCGTGCGAAAGGGGGAGGTGGAGACGCGTCGCGTGGAGGAGGTGCTCCAGAAGCTCCAGAACGAAATCCTCCGTGACCTGTCGGAGGGCATCCGCGAAGTGAAGGAGGCGCGGGAGAACGATTTCTCCTCGCTGGAGCGGACCCTGGAGGAGCGGCTGGCAGAGCTGAGCCGCTCCATCGGCGAGAGCGTGGCGGAGTTCGCCGAGGCGCAGGGCGAGACGCAGGCCCAGCTGGGCGAGCTCCGAGCCAAGATGGAGGAGCACAGCGAACCCGGTCTCCTGAAACACGAACTCGTGTCCATCACCACGGCGGTGGCCGACCTCCACACCGCCAGTGAGGTGGCGGAGGGCAACATGGGTGTGCTCAGGGAGCAGATCACGTCGGTGGGCACGGAGCTGCAGACCAGAAACAAGGAGGTGGCGTCCTTGGCCGAAGAGATAGAGGAGGTGAGAACTTTGGTGCAGAGCACTGCTCAGCAGTTGAGACAAGAGGTGTCTGCAGCCCAGGTCAGCGTGCAGGCCATGTCCGACCGGGTCCAGAGCCTCCAGGATGGGCAGGTCCAGGCCAGCGAGAGCCTCGAGAGCTTACAGGTGGAGCTGAGAGGAGAACTGTCTAAGGCTGAGAAGAGGGGAGACGACTTTGAGGTCAGAATCAAGGCTGTAGAGGATGACGCAAGTGACCAGGTCTCCTCTACTGCAGAACAGGCAAGCAGACTCGAGGCCCTGCTCTCCAAACATGACTCTCACGAGAGCGCCCTCGCTGCCCATGGTCAGGCAGCAGAGAAGGAGAAACAGGCGCTGACAGAGGAGCTGGAGGCCTTGAGGAGAAGCCTGGTGGAGCTTCAGGCCAGCGTGGCCGCTCTGGAGGACACTAACGGCAGGCTGGAAGCCATCGAGCAGAGGCTGGTCATCCCAGAAGCAGAGAACACTGCAGGGGAGAAGAATGCCGTCGAGAATGAGGAGACCATACAGGAAGAGGAGGCAGAGGAAGAGTTGCCAACAGAGGAGGCTGTTGAGGACGAGGTAGTAATAGAGGAGGAGACAGCCGAGGTCGAGGATcttgagggagaggagaggcagTAA
- the nots gene encoding nothepsin, with protein sequence MLRTLLLLCFHCFVHGLVRVPLTKMMSLRSHLRATDQLENFMVDHQVDVFSRRYAQCYPPSLASLTPGRAAERLYSFMDAQYFGQVSLGTPEQNFTVVFDTGSADLWVPSFYCISQACESHKKFKAFESSTYVHDGRVFGIHYGSGHMLGVQARDVLRVGTLTVVNQNFGESVYEPGRAFVKTKFDGILGLSYPILAKEHGLPVFDNMIGQSKVDQPVFSFYLSMNASDGFGGELLLGGVDEELFVPPINWVPVTLKGYWQIKIDEVKIQGTTAFCHTHSCHAIVDTGTSLISGPTAEIRILQQLIGATPTPIGEYVVSCSRISSLPVVSFVLNGVEYIITAEMYVKRDVIYNKEVCISGFQGTDISSPVGRLWVLGDVFLSQVYSIYDRGQDRVGFARFSDKVKRSAY encoded by the exons ATGTTGCgaacactgctcctcctgtgttTCCATTGCTTTGTGCATGGCCTGGTAAG GGTACCTCTGACAAAGATGATGTCTCTGAGGAGTCATTTACGAGCCACTGACCAGCTGGAGAACTTCATGGTGGACCACCAGGTGGATGTTTTCTCCAGGCGATATGCCCAGTGCTACCCACCCAGCTTGGCGTCCCTCACGCCAGGCAGAGCTGCAGAGAGACTGTACAGCTTCATGGAT GCACAGTACTTTGGGCAGGTCAGTCTGGGAACACCAGAGCAGAACTTCACTGTGGTTTTTGACACCGGGTCCGCAGATCTGTGGGTCCCTTCCTTCTATTGCATCAGTCAAGCATGTG AGTCACACAAGAAGTTCAAGGCCTTTGAGTCGAGTACCTATGTTCACGATGGCCGGGTGTTTGGCATCCATTACGGCTCTGGACACATGCTGGGCGTACAGGCTAGAGATGTGCTCAGg GTGGGCACTTTGACCGTGGTGAATCAGAACTTCGGGGAGTCGGTGTACGAACCAGGCAGGGCCTTTGTCAAGACCAAGTTTGATGGGATTTTGGGCCTGAGTTATCCCATCCTGGCCAAAGAGCACGGGCTTCCTGTCTTTGACAACATGATAGGCCAGAGCAAAGTGGACCAGCCCGTCTTCTCCTTCTACCTCAGCAT GAATGCAAGCGATGGTTTCGGGGGGGAGCTTTTGCTGGGGGGTGTGGATGAAGAGCTCTTTGTCCCCCCCATCAACTGGGTCCCAGTCACCCTGAAAGGCTACTGGCAGATCAAGATAGACGA AGTGAAGATTCAGGGGACTACCGCTTTTTGCCATACCCACAGTTGCCACGCGATTGTTGACACGGGAACCTCTCTCATCTCGGGGCCAACTGCTGAAATCCGGATCCTTCAGCAGCTCATTGGAGCAACCCCTACTCCCATCGGAGAG TATGTGGTAAGTTGTTCTAGGATCAGCAGTTTACCTGTGGTATCTTTCGTACTTAATGGAGTGGAGTACATCATTACTGCAGAGATGTATGTGAAACGA GATGTAATATATAATAAAGAGGTCTGTATCAGTGGCTTCCAAGGCACAGATATCTCATCACCGGTGGGGCGGCTTTGGGTTCTAGGGGACGTTTTCCTCTCTCAGGTCTACAGCATCTACGACAGGGGTCAAGATCGGGTTGGCTTTGCTCGGTTCTCCGACAAGGTCAAAAGGTCAGCCTACTGA
- the LOC143514083 gene encoding ras-related protein Rab-19 isoform X3 yields the protein MTFFGNVELLPAVALKIILIGDTDVGKTCVVQRFKTGMFSEKQQNTIGVDFTVRTLNIEGKRVKMQVWDTAGQERFRTITQSYYRSAHGAMIAYDITRKATFDSVPQWIHEVEKYGATNVLLALIGNKCDLESERQVQFEEACSLAKEKEILVAMETSAKEAHNVDKAFELMAQELLAQNGLTVREDEHQNPRLLLRSNSRPVNSPTLAPEKKPCEC from the exons ATGACTTTTTTTGGTAATGTTGAATTACTGCCAGCTGTTGCCTTAAAG ATTATTCTGATTGGAGACACTGATGTTGGCAAAACCTGTGTGGTTCAGCGCTTTAAGACTGGAATGTTCTCAGAAAAGCAACAGAACACTATTGGAGTGGATTTCACTGTTCGGACTCTTAATATTGAGGGCAAAAGAGTAAAG ATGCAAGTGTGGGACACAGCCGGGCAGGAGCGGTTCCGCACCATCACCCAGAGCTACTACCGCAGTGCTCACGGAGCCATGATCGCTTACGACATCACCCGCAAGGCCACCTTCGACTCCGTGCCGCAATGGATCCACGAGGTGGAGAAGTACGGTGCCACCAACGTGCTCCTCGCCCTAATAG GTAACAAATGTGACCTGGAGTCCGAGAGGCAGGTTCAGTTTGAGGAGGCGTGTTCACTAGCCAAGGAAAAAGAAATTCTGGTAGCGATGGAGACGTCCGCGAAGGAAGCCCACAACGTGGACAAGGCTTTTGAGCTGATGGCACAAGAGCTGCTGGCTCAGAACGGACTGACCGTGAGGGAGGACGAGCAtcagaacccacgcctcctaCTGAGGTCCAACTCCAGGCCCGTGAACAGCCCCACACTCGCGCCTGAGAAAAAGCCCTGCGAGTGCTGA
- the cct2 gene encoding T-complex protein 1 subunit beta — MASLSMAPVNIFKHGADEEKAETARLSSFIGAIAIGDLVKSTLGPKGMDKILLGGGREGSVTVTNDGATILKAIGVDNPAAKVLVDMSKVQDDEVGDGTTSVTVLAAELLREAELLIARKIHPQIIISGWRKATQTARDALKEAAVDHGNDQEKFQEDLLNIARTTLSSKLLTHHKDHFSKLAVEAVLRLKGSGNLEAIHVIKKLGGSLTDSYLDEGFLLDKRIGVNQPKRLENANILIANTGMDTDKIKIFGSRVRVDSTAKVAEIELAEKEKMKEKVERILKHGINCFINRQLIYNYPEQLFAAAGVMAIEHADFVGVERLALVTGGEITSTFDHPELVKVGHCKLIEEVMIGEDTLIHFSGVEMGEACTIVLRGATQQILDEAERSLHDALCVLAQTIKETRTVYGGGCSEMLMAKVVTDLANRTPGKEAVAMESFAKALRMLPTIIADNAGYDSADLVAQLRAAHQENKTTYGLDMTLGTIGDMATLGITESFQVKRQVLLSAAEAAEMILRVDNIIKAAPRKRVPDHHPC, encoded by the exons ATG GCCTCCCTATCCATGGCCCCGGTGAACATCTTCAAACATGGAGCTGATGAGGAGAAAGCTGAGACTGCTCGTCTG TCTTCTTTTATTGGTGCCATTGCTATTGGGGATCTGGTGAAAAGTACTCTTGGACCCAAAGGAATG GACAAAATCCTTTTGGGTGGTGGACGGGAGGGTTCTGTTACAGTGACCAATGACGGAGCAACTATTCTGAAAGCCATTGGTGTGGACAACCCTGCTGCCAAAGTATTGGTTG ATATGTCCAAGGTCCAAGATGATGAGGTCGGTGATGGCACTACATCTGTGACCGTGCTGGCAGCTGAACTGCTTAGG GAAGCAGAGCTGCTGATTGCCAGAAAGATCCATCCTCAGATCATCATCTCTGGTTGGAGGAAGGCCACTCAGACGGCCCGTGATGCACTGAAAGAGGCTGCAGTGGACCATGG TAACGACCAGGAGAAGTTCCAGGAGGATCTTCTAAACATCGCCCGCACCACTCTGTCGTCCAAACTGCTCACTCATCATAAAGACCACTTCTCCAAACTGGCAGTGGAGGCAGTGCTGAGATTGAAGGGATCTGGCAACCTGGAGGCTATTCATGTCATCAAGAAGCTGGGGGGCAGCCTCACGGACTCCTACCTGGATGAAG GTTTCCTGCTTGACAAGAGAATTGGTGTCAATCAGCCAAAGAGACTTGAAAATGCGAACATCCTCATTGCCAACACCGGCATGGACACAGACAAAATCAAG ATCTTCGGCTCCAGGGTGCGTGTGGACTCCACGGCCAAGGTGGCCGAGATCGAGCTGGCGGAGAAggagaagatgaaggagaaggtggagcgCATCCTGAAACACGGCATCAACTGCTTCATCAACAG GCAGCTGATCTATAACTACCCCGAGCAGCTCTTTGCTGCCGCTGGAGTCATGGCCATCGAGCACGCAGACTTCGTTGGAGTGGAACGGCTGGCGCTGGTCACCG GGGGGGAGATCACATCTACCTTCGACCACCCTGAGCTGGTGAAAGTGGGCCATTGTAAACTCATTGAGGAAGTGATGATCGGGGAGGACACTCTCATCCACTTCTCAGGAGTGGAGATGG GTGAGGCCTGCACGATCGTTCTGCGTGGAGCGACTCAGCAGATCCTGGACGAGGCCGAGCGCTCTCTCCACGACGCTCTGTGCGTTCTGGCTCAGACCATTAAAGAGACTCGCACGGTCTACGGCGGAG GTTGTTCAGAGATGTTGATGGCCAAAGTGGTGACTGATCTGGCCAACCGAACCCCAGGCAAAGAAGCCGTGGCCATGGAGTCCTTCGCTAAGGCACTGAGAATG CTGCCAACCATTATTGCGGATAATGCGGGTTATGACAGCGCAGATCTCGTGGCCCAACTGAGAGCAGCTCACCAGGAGAACAAGACCACCTACGGCCTTG ACATGACCCTCGGCACGATCGGCGACATGGCGACCCTGGGCATTACAGAAAGCTTCCAGGTCAAAAGGCAGGTGTTGCTGAGCGCCGCAGAGGCCGCCGAGATGATCCTCCGCGTGGACAACATCATCAAGGCCGCGCCCAG GAAACGAGTTCCAGATCACCACCCCTGCTAA